CCTTCAtcctcccaggggcccagggcggcccgtcccccacccctccccgagGTGCTGCCATGTTGTGGGGTTGATGGGTTTCACTGCCTCTTCTTTTCTTACTGGATTTATTAAAGGTATAGacagtttggtttttaaaaccttttcttgACGGGACAGTGGGTGAAAATCAGGCCTCAGTGCTCTGTGTCTTCCGTGGCCGGGGCGGGGCGTGCAGCGGGCAGGGCGCCGGCGGTCCCCAGGCCTGGACACCCcacctttccctcctctcctcacttCTCAGATCCTTTTTTAACCCCAGCAGTCACTTTAGTCTTAAGTTTGCACTTTACAGAACCACAAGGGAGAAGGCCTTGAGGGCGAGGGGTTGGGGGCCGGGGGTGGTGacaagggggaggaggaaggcccAGAAGTGAAGCCCCCCATCTGGGGACAAGCACATGCTGTCCCCAGGCCCCCCGCAGGGCCTCCCGTGTCCGGATGCCAGGCCAGGAGACCTCCAGACACTGCCATTTGACGTGACACTGGCGGGCAGGTGTTCAGAACAGACACTGCCAGGCCAGGGGCTCTGAGCATCCCGCCCCGCTGGGCTGGGAAGTGTGCACCTTCCTTGGCTGGCTCACACCGCACGCCCGCCTCGGCCTCTAGGAGCCGGGGGGTTAGAGGAAACCCGCCTGCCTCGGGGTGCGCCTCGCTCCCGGGGCGCTGGCGCCGGCGGTCTGCAGGTGCCTGTGGCGCTGCCTTTCCCAAGAAGGGCAGGCACTTCCCATAGCATCTGAGTCTCCGGCCCCGCAGCACACGTGCTCCCGCGTCTCCCCGGTGCGGGTGAGCTTTGCAGAGGGGTGGTTTCAGGCATCAGGTttggttttttcctcttttctaagaGGCGAAGTGGAGAACACAGAGTTAAACTTCTAAGCTAAAAACAACAGCGTAGTTTGCAGGGGTCACATGGGTCCAGAAATGCACTGCCCACCCCGCGGGTTGCTTCCCGGGAAGGCCTGCAGTCTTTGTAAAGCTACAGTGTGACCGAGAGCAGTTTTTCAGCCCGTGTTCCTGATCTCAGCGCCATGCCCAGCGAGCACAGCTTTGGTGGTGTCCACTGGCCTTGGGGCTGCCAGTGGCCAGAGGTAGCAGGTGCCCTTTTTTCTGTGCACCTGTCCCTCAGTTAACCTCCCGACAGCCGATGAGAAGGGTATGGGGATGGTTTTGGAAACAAAAGTTTAGAAACTCTGCTCAGGGGTGACTCTTCACTTTTAGGGAGTCTCGGGGAGGTGACAGGCAGGCCCTCCCCCATAGCTGCAGGCGGCGGGCCTCCTGTGCTCACAGAGTTGGGGTTACAATGCAAGGCTCTGTGTCCCCTCACTGGTCCCTCGTTAACATGTCTTCTCTTCTGCACCAGCCTGGTCAGCTCTGGGCTACCTGTGTGCAGAGTGACTGCAGTGGTTCCTGCAGAAATCCTCTGGGAGACAGGGCACAGTGGGGCGTCCACTCAGGGAGTCGGGCCGATTTCTGTCCCTGCCAGCCTGGGGGCCAGGCCGCCCTCCCACCTGTCCGGAGAGGCAGAGCCATTTCCCCATTACCTGCTTCAGGAGACCGAGGGTCCCAGATGGGTTTCCCACCTAAACGTGTTTCTGTGACTAAGTGACAATTTTAGGTTTGCTGTTATGTGAGAACTGATCACAGCACACCGTCCCCTGGCCCTCATCTACAGAGGGTGCCTGAAGTCCCTGAGCGTACCGAATCCTACAGACAGGCCTGTGGTCAAGCTGAATTTATAAGTTAGGCCCAGTAAGAGATGAACAGTAACTCACAATGAAATAGAAGACATAACAGTACACCACAATAAAAGTTAAGTGACTGAGTCCTCTCCCAGAAATCTCACTGGCCTGCACTCAGCTTCTTGTGATGATGTGGGATGACAGGGCAGGACGGGGGCACAGGGCAGGACGGGGGCACTGGCCTGGCCTTTGGCTTCGGACTGCACGTCAGGAGGACAGGTCCTCTGCCTCTGGTGGTCCTGGTCCCTCGGCCTCGGCAATGTCGATAGTGGGGATCCGGGCGGGACGGCGCTGGGCAGCACGCCTTCATCCCACTGCTCAGAACGGCACATGGTTTTGTACTCAGGAATTATTTCTGggattttccatttaatattttcagaccacaGTTGACTATGAGTGACTAAAACTGGGGATAAAGGGGGACCATGGCACTTTGGAACTAAAAGCGCTTGTGTTTAACTTTGTGTCACTCAGATATATTGTtacaaaatgcaaacaaaaccgAGTGGGGTGGGGAGCCTTAAATTTAGCAATAGTAAAGTGTGAGTCTGACGTATTTCTTCAGATGGAAAACACCCAGGACCAGCGATACTGTTGCTTCCGAAGTAGACCCCTCCTTGGGTGCTGGCAGTCTGGTTTACGAGCTGCAACAGTCTTCCAAAAATGCTGAACATatactgtttcttttctcctccccctTTCCGGACAGCTGCGGATAACCGTCTGGTCCTTGTGCACGAAGTCTGTGTCCTACATCAAGTACCCCAAAGCTTGTCAGCAGGGTGAGTTGGCCAAAGCTGCTCAGAAGTTTCTCAAAAGTAAGCAAGTAGAGACGGTGCGTCAAGACAACACGCTGTTTGAACTTAAAGCTGTTTAAATGCAGTTGCCGGCGGGGGGGTGGACCTTTTTATCGTGGGAAATTCCAAACAGGCAAAAGGTAGCTTCAGCTGTGTATCAGCTCATAGCCAGTCTTTTTTCTCTACACCCACCCCGCCCAcgattattttaaagtatgtccCCGACCTCCTAGTCCTCACTCTGTAAACGCTTCCACCTGGGTCTGTACAAGACAAGGACTCCCTTTTATGTGACCTCAGCAGCTAACGAGGAGATTGTTTTAAGGAAGTCAAGGAAGAAGGGTTTACACGAAATCCCGAACCTCTGTTACCGAACCGGGTGTTCAGCCCCCTTCCAGTTGGTGTCCCGTCACGGGACCCCAGCCCACACATGGAATTCTGAACTAAATCCTCCACTGACTTAACTCTGTGTGCTCTGTGAGGGATGGGGTCCTGTCCCATCGGGAAGTCCCGGGGCAGGAGGACTGGCCAGTGTCCTCTGTGCCAGCTGGGAGCACCCCCCACCACGACATTTAACTGGGCTGAGAGCTAGCTGGGTGCCCCACTGTGGAGTCATGAAATTACACGATCGTCTTTCAGTCAATGAACAGAAGGAAGCAGTACGTAATTTGAAcgatctttccattttttctcttgCCATCGACAGTTTGAAACTCACATTTGAATGAAATGCAGTTGAAACAGCAGGTCCTGCTGCAGAACCCAGGGAGCTGTACCCAGCTCCTTGCAGCATAGCCTGTCACGGGAAAGACAGGGTgaggcgcgcgcgcgcgcgcacacacgcgcgcgcatgTAGCCGAGTGCTGTGCCATCCACCGGAAACAACGCAGCACTGCAAACCGATGTACGCCCGCTAAACAAGGTGCATGAGATGCAGCTGTACGTTTATTTCTCACGTTTATAGCTTGATGTGAGTGCCCCTCCGAGGACACACACAGCTCTCAGTGGAACGGCGGCCGTGTCATTTAGGTGTTTTTTTGACTCATGAGGTGCGAGCTGCGGCCGGGCTCGGTGCGCTAATGGACCTGGAAAGTACAGCCTGACATTTCAACCAGAAATTCTCATCTTAAATTTACTTCTTGGAAATAATTCAATTCAAAACTAAAAGGAGGGGGAGTGGCGGCGAGCCGGCTTTGAACCCCCGAGTTTCCTGCAGTTACTTTCCCGGGAGCGCGCGCTCCGTGGGGCACGCGCTCTCAGCACCCTCTGGGTCACCGGCCTGGGGGTGACCCCCTGCCCGTCTGAAGTCTGGGGGGCAGGTGCTGGCGCTGCAGAGCCCGCTGCAGGCGCCGCGTCCCCACTTCAGACCGCCGCTCGCGCTTCCTCATCCTCCCTTGAAAACTGACCGCTGCGGCCTCCTCCGTGGGCCTTTCCGTCTCCCGGCAGGCCTGGCCTTCACCAGGGACGGCCGCTACCTGGCGCTGGCGGAGAGGCGGGACTGCCGGGACTACGTGAGCATCTTCGTCTGCAGCGACTGGCAGCTTCTGCGGGTGAGCGGCGCTCTCCCCGCCCTGAGCAGGCTccccggggagggcagggagggaggggagcagtgtGCTCCCTGAGGTTCTGGGGGGTCCCCCGTGCAGCGTGGGGAAGCGTGATCCCACGTCTCCAAAGGCAGGTGTGCTGCACAGAACACGCATCAGTGAGTATTTCTAGGACTTGGCGAGCTGGTGCGTGTTTGGGCTGTGACCAGTTCGTGTGCCACCAAATCTGAGCCACCTCCCTTCTTTTTAGTTAAACGGTATTTGCATATGTGTGGCCCTCCCAGGAGGAGTGACCTGGAGTTTACACTGACCCAGTGCCCGCCCCCTGGAGGCCGTGGACCCAGACACACCAGCTGAGTGGCCGTCTCAGCGCGGGGCAGGGCTGTCCTGGGAGGTGAGGCTCAGccgggcaggaagaggggcagcaTGTGCAGCCTGGGGGCCAGAGGCAGAGCCCCGTGGCAGCCAGACGCCCTGCCTGGGGACCTCCCTGGCACTCGGGCAGGATTTCACAGCTGCAGGGCAGAGCTGTAGAGATGTTTGTCCTGCTTGAGAAGGAAATTAAGTATGAAATGTGTTAACATCAGCTATAAAGTAAACGTATGTGTATCTGTTTATGaaaattttttcaatttcttgGATCTCTCCCTGCGCCACTGTGGGCAGCACTTTGACACGGACACGCAGGACCTGGCGGGCATCGAGTGGGCCCCCAACGGCTGCGTGCTGGCGGCCTGGGACAGCTGCCTGGAGGTAGGGAAGCCGCCGTGTTATTTGCATGCTCTCCCCGTGCTCACGTTGCCGTAACTGTGAGTCTTCAGACGTCGAGCTGGAGAGCTCCCATGCCACCTCAGAGGAGGGCAGTGTTCTCAGGCACGTTCCTGCCCCGGGTCCCTGTCTCTCCGAGCCTCACGTGACATCCCTGTCCCCGCAGTACAAGGTCCTGCTCTACTCCTTGGATGGCCGGCTCCTGTCCACCTACTGCGCTTACGAGTGGTCCCTGGGCATCAAGTCCGTGGCCTGGAGCCCCAGCAGTCAGTTCCTGGCGGTCGGGAGCTACGACGGGAAGGTGGGAGACGGCCCACGAGGCGAAGCCCGTCGCCGGCCGCTGGGCGGCTCTGACCCTCGCGGTTTTCCTCCCCAGGTGCGCGTCCTCAACCACGTGACTTGGAAAATGATCACAGAGTTTGGGCATCCTGCAACCATTAATAATCCCAAAATAGTAAGTCTGGAAGGCATGTTTCTATTCGTACAGTACTTGGGGAAGGAAGTAGAAAACTGCTTTTCCGCTTTACATTATTTATGGTGATCCGGGTACTGACATCCCCGTAAACCTGATCCTGTCACGTTCCACTGTGGGTCTGCACCAGTGGCCTTCGTTTCTCCTGCCACATTCCCAGCGGGTCCGAAGTGGCATCTGCCCTCCCTCTCGCGCTCCCACCCCCAGGGCTTATTCTGGACCAGCTTCTGCCCCCTACGCTGTGACCACTGAGCATCTGCTGGGCCGCGGGCTATGCTCTGGGCCAGTTGGAAAAGAGCAGGCAGACCTCCGGCCCCTGGAGTGTGGGCTGGGAGAGCCAGATATCTTTCTGGGGTGGGTAGGGTGGCTGCCTGCCGAGGGGTCCTGGGGCCAACACCAGGAGGAGGTGAGGTGGGATCTGGGGAGGAGTTATTCAGGCAGCAGGAACAGGGGTGCAGAGGTCCTGAGGTGGGTAGGTGTGTCTGTTCACTCAGCAGGCGCTGACCTGGGTGCTGGGAGACAGGGACACAGACAGAAACCCTGGCCTCGGGGGATGGGGGGACGAGGACAGACACCCCAGCATCAGGGCCACAGTGAGGGCAAGGACAGAAATCGCAGCCTTATGGGGACAGTAGGGATGAGGGCAGGCACCCCGGCACTGGGGACAGCGGGGACATGGACAGACCCCCTGGTGAGTTGCCCACAGGTGAGGGACCTGAGTGAGAGGCGGGGGTTGTCGTGAGGAGGAAGGCGGCGGGCGAGGGCTGCAGTATGGTCCCGGGTCAGCTGGGCATTGTGGGTGCGGGGAGTCTGAGTCGGTGGAGGTCCAGATTCGGGCGGTGATTGGACGGCCAGCTGAAGGTGCAGGGGAGGGACTCACAGGCGGCCGTCGGGGTGGGGCCGACCCCAGGCTTCTCAGGGCTCCCCGCGGTCCCCCACACCCTGCCCGCCTGTCCTTCCTGTCCGCCCTGGTCACTCCGTGTCCCACCTGTCAGCCATCTTCACACTTGTGCTGGACCACgggctggcctgggggaggggaccagAGGACGCTCGGGGCGTGGTGAGTGGGGCAGCATCCCGTCCCCCCCAGGAGCGGCCACACGTCCTGCCCGCGTCTGTGTTGCAGGTGGTGtacaaggaggcagagaagagccCCCCTCTGGGGCTGGGCCGCCTCGCCTTCCTGCCACCCAGAGCCGTGGCCGGTCCCCTGTCGTCCCCAGAGAGCAAATGTAAGAAGTGCAGCCCAGCGGGTGCCAcctctgcccccttcccacccGGTTCCCGCAGGAGTCCTCTCCGTCCAGGTGGACTTGAGacagtctttgttttttttaaacgcTTTTCCTTCCCCGTGATGCCTGGTCAGCGTCCCCTCAGCCCCGAGCCAGCAGGCCACCCGAGCGCTGTCTTGTTGACTGAACACAAGCTCTGGAAACCGGAACTGGACAGCTGGGACGCTGAGGGCGACTTTGTTTTAACGACGATGACGTTTTGTCGGGCGAGCTGGGGCTCGGTGCAGCCGCACAGCTGTGCCGGGACCCCGCAGGTTGCTCATGGTTCAGTTTCCTCGCCCGTAAGATGGGCGTAATTAGGGTGTCAGAGGGGCTGCTGGAACAGCCGCCGGGTGTCTCCTGCCCGCCCGACGCAGCTCCGTCTCCCGGGCCTCGTCCGCCCCGGCCAGGCTCCCACAGAGCCCTGCTCTCCCTGAAGCCCTGCCCCGAGCTCTTCCTGCCACACGTCTTGCTCACGCCCACGGGCGGTCAGGGCCCGCGGCTCCTCTCCAGCGCCGCCGGGCGGACCGCAGACCAGGGGGGCTCAGGGCGCACTCTCCTTTGACGCCTAGATGAGATCGCCGAGGTGCCCGTCTCCCTGCAGACGCTGAAGCCAGCTGCCGACAGAGCCAACCCCCGCATTGGCATCGGGGCGCTGGCCTTCAGTCCCGACAACTACTTCCTGGCGACGAGGAACGGTCAGTGGTGCGCCCCACATAAGTGCTCTGTCCCCCACCCACTGCTCGGGGGCCAGGGGTACAGCCAGCTTGAGAGGACAATCAGGCCTTGGGCCTCCCGCACACGTCCTGCTGCTGAAGCGGTGGATGTCCCAGCGGCGGAAGCTTCCTGGGTCGGCTGGTCCTGTCAGAGCAGCAGCTCGGCCACGCCGCCTCCCGGCCCTTGTCTCTCCCTTCTGGGTCAAGAGCAGGGCTCTGGGTGCGCCGAGAGGCCGAGGGGCACGACCCCTGCCCGCTGAGACACCGGGTGGGGGCGCAGATGTCACTTGTCTGCTCAGTGTCCGTCCTCAGGAGGGGATGGTAAGGGGCCGTGACAGGGCTGAACCGCAGCCCGTGCGGTCTCCCTCCTCAGACAACATCCCGAACGCCGTCTGGGTCTGGGATGTGCAGAAGCTGCGGCTGTTCGCGGTGCTGGAGCAGCTGTCCGCCGTGCGCGCCTTCCAGTGGGACCCACGGCAGCCCCGGCTGGCCGTCTGCACAGGGGGCAGCAAGGTGTACCTGTGGTCGCCGGCGGGCTGCGTGTCAGTGCAGGTGCCCGGGGAAGGTGAGCGCAGGTGGACCCCTGGCAGATGGCGTGTCCCCGCAGACCCAGCCTCCAGctggaggtggaggcagggggaCACCTTCCGTAAACCTCAGGGTGGCCCGTGTGCACTAGAATCGGGCCGGCTGCGCTGAGCTCTGCAGGCTGGGAGGAGCCCACCTGTGGAACTTGGGGCTCCCACTGGCCTGAAGCCCTGGCCCCTCTTGCTCTAACCTCTGGCTACCTGTCTTTCTTCAGGTGACTTCCAGGTGCTCTCCCTGTGCTGGCACTTAAGCGGGGACTCTCTGGCCCTCCTCGGTAAGGACCACTTCTGCCTGTGCTTCCTGGAGACAGAGGAGGGGGTCGGCACCGCCTCCGGGCAGCGGGGCGACCACACGTAGGGCCCTGCGTGGACAGGCCCGTGTGGGTGGCAGTGGGAACCGTGGGAAAGGACTGTGGTTTCTCGGGGCTCCTCAGGTCCAGAGGAAGTGATTTGCTTTTATTGTTTATAGCAAAGCATTTTTGTACATATGTAtggtattatttaaataaatatttgctacttCATAAAATGGCTAATGCTTTTCCTGAAAGCTTTACATCACAGAAAAGTTTTCTAGGTCAGTTTTGAGTTTGCTGTCAGGAGAGGTGAGCAAGCCCCACgcagctgcccccccccccccccaggatgcTGTTCAGCTTGGAGCCTCCATCCTGTCACTGCACGCTTTGGGAGGACGGCCTGGGCGTCCTGTGGGGCCTGTTCTGGGGTCGGGGGTCGGGGGCGGGCAGGGAGGTGTGCCACCAAGGGTAGGGGGTGCAGGTGCCGGGGCATCCCGGTCAGGGACAGTCCCCGACCTGCTCAGTCAGCTCTGCAGGGAGTGTCCACCCAGAAAGATTGCGGGTGCTCCCCGCGAGCAGCCAGGGCCGAGGGCCGAGCCTCGCTTGTAGGCAAATGAGGATTTGTTCCTCCCCCTCAGGCAGGACTGCTTGTGTACCGCCCTCTGGTGTCTGTGAAGGGAGCTGCACCAGGCAAGTGCAGAACCCTCATTTGCaggcacacgcacgcacgcaggCACACGCACCCCTGCCAGTTGACAGGGTTCAAAACTAGAGCAGGACAGCTCCCACTCTGAGATGCTGCACCTGCCGTAATAACTTTAAGAAAGGAACGACACCCACTCAATTCTAAGTATCTTTACCACAAGACCAAAAGCAAGGCTCAGGACCCAGGCTGGGTGTGGAGGCTGCTTTTTGACAGACAGGCCCCTGCGTCCAGGTCACGTCATGCTGACTACAGCTACGCCAGGGTCATAAATCAGGAGCAGGGACCCGTGAGCCAGCACTAAAATCAGCAAAAGCTCccaggcacagggctgggcaGCGGACGGGGTGGGGGCGGCGAGCTGCGACCGCCCACAAGCTCATGTCTGCGGGGAGTGGCGGGAACCAGGACGGGGTCAGCTGCTGCATGAGGCCCTAATACGGttcctttttaaaagtgtatCCTTTAAAAGCAAACTAAgcaattctctttttaaatacgAGTATGACGATACAAACTTAAAAGTTGTCAAAATTGAGTGCAAAAGAACTTATCCATCTGGCTTTCTCAAACTAATGACtggttttaaaatgattttccgCAAACCTTTTTGGGCCTGGGGAAGATACCGTGAGTGTTATTAACACAATGCAGATGATCACTTTTAGAGAAAGTGTGACTTTAGGGCAAACACACATTTACACAAAAGCACCTGCCTGTTCAGGAGCCGACAGGCAGACTCGCCGAGCTCGCGTCTGCTGGCTTCTTTTGTATTCGCTTGAAGAAGATGGATTAAATCTCAAGATACAAAATTTGACACCAACTGTAAACATTTGCAACTACAGGCACTGGGGTACACGGTACCTCCCTGGGTGTGATCGTCTACGCAGCTGAGGTGCCGACGGGGGTGTTCTAGTGGGATCACCAATGTTTACCACTAACAAgctcaggggctggggtgggaggacgGCAGGAAGCTGGATGGAGACACcaggagaaacaggaaaagtGAGGTGCTAGGAAACTGACGCTGGCCAGGACGGGGACAGCCCGATTCACCTTGCTTTCCCTGTAGCTCCCGTTTCCAGACATCCAATATCCGGCTGAAGTATACAGTTCATTTGACTCCGCCAATCACACCCAGACCCTTAGGTCAGGGCCCCGAGCCTGCCAGCAGCAGGGGAGCTGCCCCGAGGCCCTGGGTCCCGCCTGCCCGGCTCCCCAGGACGGGCCCGGGCAGGGCACCTAGAAGCCGACCTTGCCGCGGGCCATGGAGTAGCCCAGCTTGGCCTCGTTGTTGACAAAGGACATCAACCCCACGTAGGTCTCGATGAGCAGGGGGCGTTCCAGGACCAGCACGCCGCCCGCCTGTCCTGGCAGAGGACTCTCCTTCTGGGCCTTTTTGACAGCTTGGATTAACAGCGCTTTGAAGCTCTCCAACTGAGAGAGAAAAGGTGGGGTCTGGTCAGGGGATCCGCAGGAGCGGACCCCACGCCTCTATGTCAGCCCTGCTGTCCCCACCCAGCTGAgcacctgcccagccctgcagccccgcCCTCAGGCAGCTCTCGAGAAACCTTGGCTCTTCCCATGGTCCCGTGACGGCCGGGCGACGGCAGCACTCACGGACCTTGCTCTGCCGGTCTCCGTGGTTTCGCCACCGTAAACTACCTGATCCTCCCACCACTCAGCAGGCAGCAAGGAGGCCAGGGCGCACAGCTGGCACGTGGGGGGGCCTACTctcgcctccccccccccccagggctcCTCTCCTGCTCAGCACATAGACTGCCCAGCTGGAGCAGGGCCGGGACACCTGCCATGCCCTGAAGCCCTTCTGGGACCTTCCCCAAGACAGCCACAGCCACAAAGGGCCACATCATAGAGCCACACTGGCCAGTAGCCACTAACTACACAGGGCTGCTTACATGTAAGGtaactaacatttttaaaaattgaaagtttcttttctcagtgTAGCCACAGGGTGAGTGTTccacagccacatgtggctaccaCCCCGGGCAGTGCAGGCTGAGGACGTTCCAGTCACCGCTGGGCGGCCCTGCTCCTGCCATCTGTCCTCTTACTTGGCACAGAGAGGCTGTCTTCTCATCCACGCCGGCCATCGGGTGCTCTATGAATGTGGTGTAGGGCACATTGGTGGACCAGGGGTTCCACCTGTTTATGAAGGACGGGCGGCTCTGCTTGTCCCACTGAATGCGGATCCCAAAACCTTCTCGCCTGCCAAGTTAGAAGGAAGGGACCAGACTTCACAGACGGCCACTGTGCACCCACATCCACTTGGCTCCACTGCTAAACACGAGACTGATGACATTTCAGGACAGAGAAGGATCCACGGGCTTGGACGGGAATGGTGTGGCCAGCATTGACAGCTTTCAGCACTTGCAAACAGGACAGCTGAGCACGCTGTCCTAGCTACGCTACAGCCAGTCTGCACAATCAGCAAAGCTTAACAGGTAGCAGGATGACTAGATGAGTGatatttttgtaactttaagtctttttttctgaGTGTCTTATTGTTAGTTAAAAATTTTAGCTCATCTTAGTTTCCTGAATTCCCTATCCAAATCTCTACATCACAAGTCTAAAATTTACTGTTTAACTCAATGGAGTATACTAATGTCTAGGTTTCCATTTCAGAAAACTCCCCTAACATATGAAGGTCAGCTCTTGAACGTTGTCccttaaatgtttaatttaaccTTCAGGAACGTCTGCAAGTTAAAATGATGTGCTaccacttccatttaaaaaagaatgtaatccTTTCCTGGCCAGAGATAAAATGCTGAGTTTGGTTCTCATCTGAAGAATATCCGCATCAGGTCTACTTTAAGATACCTCGAATTCATTTCACTGCAAGCCTAATAGCTGTC
The Camelus dromedarius isolate mCamDro1 chromosome 14, mCamDro1.pat, whole genome shotgun sequence genome window above contains:
- the WRAP73 gene encoding WD repeat-containing protein WRAP73 isoform X1; the encoded protein is MNFSELFKLSSLLCKFSPDGKYLASCVQYRLVVRDANTLQVVQLYTCLDQIQHIEWSADSLFILCALYKRGLVQVWSLEQPEWHCKIDEGSAGLVASCWSPDGRHILNTTEFHLRITVWSLCTKSVSYIKYPKACQQGLAFTRDGRYLALAERRDCRDYVSIFVCSDWQLLRHFDTDTQDLAGIEWAPNGCVLAAWDSCLEYKVLLYSLDGRLLSTYCAYEWSLGIKSVAWSPSSQFLAVGSYDGKVGDGPRGEARRRPLGGSDPRGFPPQVRVLNHVTWKMITEFGHPATINNPKIVVYKEAEKSPPLGLGRLAFLPPRAVAGPLSSPESKYEIAEVPVSLQTLKPAADRANPRIGIGALAFSPDNYFLATRNDNIPNAVWVWDVQKLRLFAVLEQLSAVRAFQWDPRQPRLAVCTGGSKVYLWSPAGCVSVQVPGEGDFQVLSLCWHLSGDSLALLGKDHFCLCFLETEEGVGTASGQRGDHT
- the WRAP73 gene encoding WD repeat-containing protein WRAP73 isoform X2, whose amino-acid sequence is MNFSELFKLSSLLCKFSPDGKYLASCVQYRLVVRDANTLQVVQLYTCLDQIQHIEWSADSLFILCALYKRGLVQVWSLEQPEWHCKIDEGSAGLVASCWSPDGRHILNTTEFHLRITVWSLCTKSVSYIKYPKACQQGLAFTRDGRYLALAERRDCRDYVSIFVCSDWQLLRHFDTDTQDLAGIEWAPNGCVLAAWDSCLEYKVLLYSLDGRLLSTYCAYEWSLGIKSVAWSPSSQFLAVGSYDGKVRVLNHVTWKMITEFGHPATINNPKIVVYKEAEKSPPLGLGRLAFLPPRAVAGPLSSPESKYEIAEVPVSLQTLKPAADRANPRIGIGALAFSPDNYFLATRNDNIPNAVWVWDVQKLRLFAVLEQLSAVRAFQWDPRQPRLAVCTGGSKVYLWSPAGCVSVQVPGEGDFQVLSLCWHLSGDSLALLGKDHFCLCFLETEEGVGTASGQRGDHT